A stretch of Episyrphus balteatus chromosome 2, idEpiBalt1.1, whole genome shotgun sequence DNA encodes these proteins:
- the LOC129909659 gene encoding uncharacterized protein LOC129909659, which yields MIDMREFWHEFVKQDRQINEAIIISKAECENAYIKKQQFDEIEVKYDEYMGELEDGINRTATDTNPNSTVLAEPQFKYTQLPKITLPKFDGDYNSWRSFSDLFTSLIHDNNQLQPVQKLHYLKGCLSGDAEKLLKHTPITNQDYEPAWSKLKKRYENTRTLANFHLKTLVNQIKITAESGKSLKMLVDTTEECLQQLKALKIDTSQWDALLIFLIVQKLPFMTLRLWEEELGDNQELPKYSTFLAFLNKRIRVLESIGNTIGAKPSTANIKRENIQTYHTVVNSHCPACNEKHYVGTCKTYLNMDVPTRKKIIKASNRCLNCFSNKHSHAKCRNKFKCKQCHQSHHTTLHFDESSSKDSNTERVNSNDAERTNTFLSMENCNALLPTALATACDRNGRSTILRCLIDTGSQTSFITEKACQRMQIRGTPTSIQIHGLSKNQTACSKQRVQLRLKSTKNNHTAVEVKMFVLETITDLLPAKETSSQVLKHFKNLELADPTFWKPNPVDILLGADVYGHIIREGIRYAPGRSVVAINTIFGWIILGNNFISPNVSVKTFIATTNPINELGFLLQKFWEMEEVQTFNTQTPEDQKCEELYKANYERLPNNQYMVKLPFTDPNGPSLGSSRELALRRYEYLQRKLSKNAQLKREYEACLDEYITMGHMEECEPPKPNEPHYYIPHHAVFKQSTTTKLRVVFDASAKTTNGKSLNEQLLIGPTIQPKLFSTVLNWRKHKVVITADVEKMYRMIWMHPEHRTFQRILWRDPETKMLKDYQLKTVTFGVSPAQFLSVRTVQQAALDEQETYPLAVKATSSEFYVDDLLSGAETIDECLELQRQLRDMLSKSGFKLRKWASNRVEVISHLPTEDKELQGSLELQETESVKTLGIRWYPAEDYFTFNVQGLSDTQAKTKRIILSEIASLYDPVGWISPIIITAKILIQTLWIGGYSWDSKVSQDITQQWYDFKEDLKNLNKLKIPRWIGISKTNQTNQIHGFCDASIKAYAAVLYIRTQDENGNIKVNLLTAKSKVAPVKPITLPRLELNGALLLAKLIKATIQDMQLETFPVFLWTDATIVLQWIREHPSKWKTYVANRVAEIQDVTPTEYWHHVPTKDNPADLASRGITTRQILDCDLWWHGPEWLSQNQTQWPRNPIQLEGTTLEAKAPSINTLLSTSSSDWLPKYSSYTKLVRVIATVLRFVENCRDRENKRTSPLSVKELNESSTLILKMVQISAFKSELDIFKAEKPLSKKSQLITLSPFLDGNGLIRVRGRLENADVPYDMKHPIILPRDHHVCNLIIDKAHKETLHGGTSLVLNTLRNNFWILDGKRVVTREIHKCVICAKHRAATTQQLMGALPAPRVNLTRPFTHVGIDYAGPIQLKMSTHRNAKHYKGYFCIFVCMATKAIHIEVVSDLTSMAFIAALKRFVSRRGLCSDIYSDCGTNFKGGKVKLDRDLEQAIKEAAPNIANYLSTLNINWHFNPPAAPHHGGLWEAGVKSIKYHLRRVLGTTVCTFEELATLLAQIEACLNSRPLCALRNDIDDLAVLTPGHFLIGQALNAIPEPDLTASNSSFNQRWKHVQQMNQHFWKRWSTEYLNRLQQRPKWLTNEQSLKVGDVVLIKDENTPPTAWPLGIIQMIHPGKDGLVRVVTVRTRFSTCQRPIVKICRLPIDQVETITTT from the coding sequence atgatcgATATGCGTGAGTTTTGGCATGAATTCGTTAAACAAGATCGACAAATAAATGAAGCCATCATCATATCAAAGGCTGAGTGTGAGAATGCCTATATAAAAAAGCAACAATTCGATGAAATCGAAGTCAAATACGATGAGTATATGGGCGAGCTTGAAGATGGTATCAATAGAACAGCTACAGATACCAACCCAAATTCAACGGTTTTAGCAGAACCTCAGTTCAAATATACTCAATTGCCAAAAATTACATTGCCAAAATTCGATGGTGATTATAATTCATGGAGATCATTTTCCGATTTATTCACATCATTAATTCATGATAACAACCAGCTGCAACCGGTACAAAAACTCCATTATTTAAAGGGATGTCTAAGTGGTGATgcggaaaaattattaaaacatacTCCCATCACTAATCAAGATTATGAACCGGCTTGGAGTAAATTAAAAAAGCGATATGAAAATACTAGAACTTTAGCAAATTTTCACCTCAAGACCCTAGTCAACCAAATCAAAATTACTGCTGAATCGGGAAAGAGCCTAAAAATGTTAGTCGATACAACCGAAGAGTGCTTACAGCAGCTCAAGGCGTTGAAAATAGACACCAGTCAATGGGATGcattgttaatatttttaatagttcAAAAATTACCATTTATGACATTGCGCCTCTGGGAAGAGGAATTGGGAGATAACCAAGAACTTCCAAAATACTCAacatttttagcatttttaaacaaaaggatTCGAGTATTGGAATCCATCGGTAATACCATTGGTGCAAAACCAAGTACCGCCAACATAAAAAGGGAAAACATTCAAACCTATCACACCGTCGTTAATTCTCATTGCCCCGCCTGCAATGAAAAACATTACGTTGGGACCtgtaaaacttatttaaatatgGATGTACCTAcacgcaaaaaaataattaaagcaTCGAATAGATGCCTTAACtgtttttcaaacaaacatTCGCACGCAAAGTGTCGAAATAAGTTTAAATGCAAACAATGTCATCAATCACATCACACTACACTTCATTTCGATGAGTCTTCATCAAAGGATTCAAATACTGAAAGGGTTAATAGTAATGATGCTGAAAGGACAAACACTTTCCTGTCAATGGAAAATTGTAATGCTCTATTGCCAACGGCGTTGGCAACAGCATGTGACCGCAATGGTCGTTCAACAATATTGCGATGCCTGATAGATACAGGATCGCAAACCTCATTCATCACAGAAAAAGCCTGTCAGAGGATGCAAATACGTGGAACACCCACATCAATACAAATTCACGGTCTAAGCAAAAACCAAACTGCATGTTCCAAACAAAGGGTGCAGTTAAGACTTAAATCTACTAAAAACAACCACACGGCGGTAGAAGTGAAAATGTTCGTATTAGAAACAATCACTGACCTACTGCCAGCTAAAGAAACATCAAGTCAAGTcttaaaacatttcaaaaatcttGAACTAGCGGATCCAACATTCTGGAAACCTAATCCAGTCGACATTTTACTTGGAGCTGATGTATATGGCCATATTATTCGCGAAGGCATACGCTACGCTCCAGGTAGATCCGTAGTCGCCATCAACACTATATTTGGATGGATAATATTAGGAAATAATTTTATCTCACCTAACGTTTCAGTAAAGACATTCATCGCAACTACAAACCCCATCAACGAACTCGGATTTCTACTTCAGAAATTCTGGGAGATGGAAGAAGTGCAAACCTTCAACACACAAACTCCAGAAGATCAAAAATGTGAGGAGTTATATAAAGCCAACTATGAACGGCTGCCAAATAATCAATATATGGTAAAATTACCATTCACAGATCCAAATGGACCAAGTCTAGGTTCCTCAAGGGAACTCGCGCTGAGGCGTTATGAATATTTACAAAGGAAACTATCCAAGAACGCACAACTTAAACGCGAGTATGAAGCCTGTTTGGATGAATATATAACCATGGGTCACATGGAAGAATGTGAACCACCCAAACCAAATGAACCACATTATTACATACCACATCATGCGGTTTTTAAACAAAGCACCACTACCAAACTACGGGTAGTTTTCGACGCATCTGCTAAAACTACAAATGGTAAATCACTGAACGAGCAATTATTGATCGGTCCAACCATACAACCGAAGTTATTCTCTACTGTTCTCAATTGGAGAAAACATAAGGTAGTGATCACAGCAGACGTTGAAAAAATGTATCGAATGATTTGGATGCACCCAGAACACCGCACGTTTCAGCGCATCCTATGGAGAGATCCAGAAACAAAAATGCTTAAAGATTATCAACTTAAGACCGTCACCTTTGGCGTGTCCCCTGCACAATTTTTATCCGTTCGCACAGTACAACAAGCAGCCCTAGATGAACAAGAAACATATCCATTAGCAGTGAAGGCAACATCATCAGAATTTTACGTTGATGATTTACTGAGTGGAGCAGAAACCATCGATGAATGCCTGGAATTACAAAGGCAGTTACGAGATATGCTTAGTAAGAGTGGATTTAAACTCCGAAAGTGGGCAAGTAACCGAGTAGAAGTCATATCACACTTACCAACAGAAGATAAGGAGCTACAAGGTTCACTCGAACTACAAGAAACGGAATCTGTAAAAACTCTGGGAATTCGATGGTATCCTGCAGAAGACTACTTCACTTTTAATGTTCAAGGTTTATCAGATACGCAGGCCAAAACCAAACGTATCATACTCTCGGAAATAGCATCATTGTACGATCCAGTTGGATGGATCTCGCCTATCATCATAACAGCCAAAATACTTATTCAAACCCTTTGGATCGGCGGTTACTCTTGGGATAGCAAGGTTTCTCAAGATATCACACAACAATGGTACGATTTTAAAGaggatttaaaaaatctgaataaaCTAAAGATTCCGCGATGGATTGGTATATCGAAAACCAACCAAACAAACCAAATTCACGGATTTTGTGACGCTTCTATTAAAGCATATGCCGCAGTTCTATATATTCGAACCCAAGATGAAAATGGAAACATCAAGGTAAATTTATTAACTGCAAAATCCAAGGTTGCTCCAGTAAAACCAATAACTTTACCTCGTTTGGAATTAAACGGCGCATTGTTGCTAGCCAAACTTATAAAAGCTACGATTCAAGACATGCAACTTGAAACCTTTCCTGTATTTCTATGGACGGATGCTACTATTGTTTTACAATGGATTCGAGAGCATCCATCGAAATGGAAAACTTACGTTGCAAACAGAGTTGCAGAAATTCAAGATGTGACACCTACTGAATATTGGCATCATGTTCCCACAAAGGATAATCCAGCTGATTTAGCTTCGCGGGGAATAACAACCAGGCAAATCCTTGATTGTGATCTATGGTGGCATGGACCTGAATGGCTTAGCCAAAATCAAACCCAATGGCCAAGAAATCCAATTCAACTCGAAGGAACAACCTTAGAAGCCAAGGCACCATCTATAAACACATTACTTTCAACGTCTTCAAGCGACTGGTTGCCAAAGTATTCATCATACACTAAACTTGTCAGAGTAATAGCTACGGTATTGCGATTCGTCGAAAATTGTCGCGACCGTGAAAATAAACGAACAAGTCCGTTATCCGTTAAGGAATTGAATGAATCAAGCACGCTGATCTTAAAAATGGTACAAATCTCAGCCTTTAAATCTGAGTTAGATATATTCAAGGCAGAAAAACCTCTATCCAAGAAAAGTCAGCTTATAACGCTTAGCCCATTCTTAGATGGAAATGGTTTGATCCGAGTTAGAGGTAGACTGGAAAACGCAGATGTTCCATATGATATGAAACACCCCATCATTTTACCACGAGATCATCACGTTTGTAACTTGATTATTGATAAGGCCCATAAGGAAACATTGCATGGAGGCACTTCATTGGTTCTTAACACTCTTCGCAATAATTTTTGGATCCTCGATGGAAAACGAGTCGTAACACGGGAAATTCATAAATGCGTTATATGTGCAAAACATCGAGCAGCAACAACGCAACAACTAATGGGAGCTTTGCCGGCACCTAGAGTTAACCTCACAAGACCCTTTACACATGTGGGTATTGATTACGCTGGACCCATACAACTTAAAATGTCCACTCACAGAAACGCAAAACATTACAAAGGATATTTTTGTATCTTCGTATGCATGGCAACCAAAGCTATACATATAGAGGTCGTATCAGATTTGACCTCAATGGCTTTCATAGCAGCTTTAAAAAGGTTCGTGTCTCGACGAGGATTATGCTCGGACATATATTCAGATTGCGGAACGAACTTTAAAGGTGGAAAGGTGAAATTGGATCGCGATCTAGAACAAGCCATCAAGGAAGCAGCTCCAAACATAGCAAATTATTTGTCAACCTTAAACATTAACTGGCATTTCAACCCACCTGCCGCTCCACATCACGGAGGATTATGGGAAGCAGGTGTAAAATCCATCAAATATCATTTACGTCGTGTGCTAGGCACAACGGTTTGCACATTTGAAGAACTCGCGACATTGCTTGCTCAAATTGAAGCATGTCTAAACTCAAGACCCTTATGTGCATTGAGAAATGATATTGATGATCTGGCGGTTCTAACCCCAGGTCACTTCCTCATCGGTCAGGCTTTAAATGCAATCCCTGAACCTGACCTAACAGCATCAAACTCTTCGTTCAACCAAAGATGGAAACATGTCCAACAAATGAatcaacatttttggaaaagatgGTCAACGGAATATTTAA